Proteins found in one Thalassomonas actiniarum genomic segment:
- a CDS encoding EAL domain-containing protein, producing the protein MQATENTNDDFLFIDDSDEDDIIDELNGDAWKVLIVDDDPEIHSVTQLALSDLVVLGRRLEYLHAYSGKDACELIEEHDDIVLVLLDVVMETDDAGLNVVKHIREELCREDIRIVLRTGQPGYAPEESVIKDYDINDYKTKTELTRRKLVTTVYAAIRSYQQISTVSQNRIGLEKIIEAAADLLELHSVQAFGQGVLQQLNRLLGDDVCGLFCARGQGIISSADDLSFYILGQQGHSAVIVNQKLDTLKNEQISSQVASCFGQKQHNFDDKNVSLYLASGGYRAVIYLELANELTETQQQLIEVFLTNIAIGYENVHLFQKLRNAAYKDWLTELPNRLEFVNLLDQFSNSDNQDLVAALVDINHFSDINDGLGQDVGNLLLAAVARRLSGLSEECQIARVGADVFGVIGPSEFINPDCLSALFYQPFDAGEQKLPINACIGFCTKEYARLPGVKVLNQINIALNLAKKNREQHCMYYMQEMEDKTLWRLGMIRQLRTDFSENRLELWYQPQLSLETGKVIGAEALLRWRTADGAFISPEIFIPLAEYSGLIIEIGDWVINQACLQITTLEEQGFDQVSISVNVSIPQFRRSNFVDNIIETTKAHKVQASKLELEITENILMDEPQVVIDSLLKLKEQGISIALDDFGTGYSSLSYLQKLPFDRLKVDRSFVNDITQPGQSLIADTIINLGKQMNLKVIAEGVEDLAQEAHLKEQGCHEVQGYYYAKPMPEQDFLAFLQKNK; encoded by the coding sequence ATGCAGGCTACAGAAAACACTAACGACGATTTTTTGTTTATTGATGATAGCGACGAAGATGACATTATCGATGAACTAAATGGTGATGCTTGGAAAGTGTTGATCGTTGATGATGATCCGGAAATACATTCTGTCACTCAGTTAGCCTTATCTGACCTTGTGGTACTGGGGCGCCGCCTCGAATATTTACATGCCTATTCCGGCAAAGATGCTTGCGAACTTATTGAAGAACATGATGACATTGTGCTGGTATTGCTCGATGTGGTTATGGAAACGGATGATGCCGGTTTAAATGTTGTTAAGCATATCCGTGAAGAATTGTGCCGCGAAGATATACGCATAGTCTTGCGCACCGGGCAACCCGGTTATGCCCCGGAAGAAAGTGTCATTAAAGATTATGATATTAATGACTACAAAACCAAAACCGAATTGACCCGCAGAAAACTGGTGACCACAGTTTATGCGGCTATTCGCTCCTACCAGCAAATTTCAACCGTCAGCCAAAACCGTATCGGGCTGGAAAAAATTATTGAAGCCGCTGCCGACTTGCTCGAACTGCATTCGGTACAGGCGTTCGGGCAGGGAGTTTTGCAACAACTTAACCGCTTGTTGGGCGATGACGTCTGTGGCTTGTTCTGCGCCCGCGGCCAGGGCATTATCAGCAGCGCCGATGATTTAAGTTTTTATATTCTAGGTCAGCAGGGGCATTCTGCGGTTATTGTTAACCAAAAACTCGATACCCTTAAAAATGAGCAGATCAGCTCGCAGGTTGCTTCTTGTTTCGGGCAAAAGCAGCATAACTTCGATGATAAAAATGTCAGCTTATATTTGGCCAGTGGCGGTTATCGTGCCGTTATTTATTTAGAGCTGGCCAATGAGTTAACGGAAACCCAGCAGCAGCTTATCGAGGTTTTTCTTACCAATATCGCCATTGGTTATGAGAATGTGCACTTATTCCAGAAATTACGTAATGCCGCCTATAAAGACTGGTTAACCGAACTGCCCAACCGGCTGGAATTTGTTAATTTATTAGATCAGTTTTCCAACAGCGACAATCAGGATCTGGTCGCGGCCCTGGTGGATATCAATCATTTCAGTGATATCAATGACGGCTTGGGGCAAGATGTCGGCAACCTCTTGCTGGCGGCGGTGGCAAGACGCCTGTCCGGATTAAGTGAGGAGTGTCAGATTGCCCGTGTCGGTGCCGATGTTTTCGGTGTGATAGGGCCGAGCGAATTTATCAATCCCGACTGTCTCAGTGCTTTGTTCTACCAGCCTTTTGATGCCGGCGAGCAGAAGTTGCCTATCAATGCCTGTATTGGTTTTTGCACCAAAGAATATGCCCGCCTGCCGGGAGTTAAAGTATTAAACCAAATTAACATCGCCCTGAATTTGGCCAAGAAAAACCGTGAACAACACTGCATGTACTATATGCAGGAAATGGAAGACAAAACCCTGTGGCGCTTGGGCATGATACGTCAGCTAAGAACTGATTTTTCCGAAAACCGTCTGGAACTTTGGTATCAGCCGCAGTTGAGCCTGGAAACGGGAAAGGTGATAGGAGCCGAAGCCTTATTGCGTTGGCGCACCGCCGACGGCGCTTTTATTTCTCCGGAAATCTTTATCCCGCTGGCGGAATATTCCGGTTTGATCATAGAAATCGGCGATTGGGTTATCAATCAGGCCTGTTTGCAAATCACAACCCTGGAAGAGCAGGGCTTTGATCAGGTCAGTATTTCCGTTAATGTCTCCATTCCCCAGTTCAGACGCAGTAATTTCGTTGATAATATTATCGAGACCACTAAGGCCCATAAAGTACAAGCAAGTAAGCTGGAGCTGGAAATTACTGAAAATATCCTGATGGATGAACCTCAGGTGGTGATTGATTCTTTATTAAAGCTGAAAGAGCAGGGGATCAGTATTGCCCTGGATGATTTCGGCACCGGTTATTCTTCTTTGAGTTACCTGCAAAAGTTGCCTTTTGATCGCTTAAAAGTGGATCGCTCTTTTGTCAATGATATTACCCAGCCGGGACAGTCCCTGATTGCCGACACGATAATCAATTTAGGCAAGCAAATGAACCTTAAGGTGATTGCCGAAGGGGTTGAAGATCTCGCCCAGGAGGCGCACCTGAAAGAGCAGGGATGTCATGAAGTGCAGGGCTATTATTATGCCAAGCCTATGCCGGAGCAGGACTTCTTGGCCTTTCTGCAAAAAAATAAATAA
- the ppa gene encoding inorganic diphosphatase, whose translation MSLNQVPAGKSIPQDINVIIEIPACASPIKYEVDKDTGAIFVDRFMSSCMFYPCNYGYINHTLSEDGDPVDVLVPTPFPLIPGAVIRCRPVGVLNMSDEAGQDAKVLALPLDKLTPIYSNITEANELPPLMLNQISHFFERYKDLEPGKWVKISGWGNAAAARAEILASVKRFEDSTMS comes from the coding sequence ATGAGTTTGAATCAGGTACCGGCAGGTAAAAGTATTCCGCAAGATATTAATGTGATCATTGAGATCCCCGCTTGTGCTTCACCGATAAAATATGAGGTGGATAAGGATACCGGAGCCATTTTTGTTGACCGCTTTATGTCAAGCTGCATGTTTTATCCCTGCAATTATGGCTATATCAATCATACGCTTTCAGAGGACGGCGACCCGGTGGATGTGCTGGTGCCGACACCTTTTCCTTTGATCCCCGGCGCCGTGATCCGCTGCCGCCCGGTAGGTGTGTTGAATATGTCGGATGAAGCCGGACAAGATGCCAAGGTGCTGGCATTACCGCTGGATAAATTAACCCCGATATACAGCAATATTACTGAGGCGAATGAGTTGCCGCCGTTGATGCTTAATCAAATCAGTCACTTTTTTGAACGTTATAAAGATCTTGAGCCGGGCAAGTGGGTTAAAATTTCCGGCTGGGGTAATGCCGCTGCCGCCAGGGCAGAAATATTAGCCAGCGTGAAACGCTTTGAAGACAGCACGATGAGTTGA
- a CDS encoding TIGR03899 family protein yields the protein MKITKPATSTPAVVPTSSTTLEATPAKVPSKESGHQTSVSGASSQMQLLNLAKQFVLDGGLVSPDKQMPLEDRSRKRERLLSLRKQQNMESIIQKALAYCSESEITDKADHDWFNRFISLAEDVSNKTMQELWAKILSGEISQPGTFSLKALKIFRNMSINDAKLLAKACSLAVKDQGKKNIRIISGSYIQPGLFNFFDKNREQNLNLSHHGLSYADLLTLSDNNLLFIQETESSSLAKGEQLHFLYNGSPLDLVAKGANTVIRFYKFTPVGSELASLIGDNAETNYLNELKLKLGHHFQL from the coding sequence ATGAAGATAACGAAACCCGCAACGAGCACTCCGGCAGTGGTACCGACAAGTAGCACTACACTTGAAGCTACCCCGGCTAAAGTTCCTTCCAAAGAGAGCGGTCATCAGACATCGGTTTCCGGCGCCAGTTCACAAATGCAACTACTCAATCTGGCCAAACAATTTGTTTTAGACGGCGGCCTGGTGTCACCCGACAAGCAAATGCCGCTAGAAGACAGATCCCGCAAACGCGAGCGCCTGCTCAGTTTACGCAAACAACAGAATATGGAAAGCATCATCCAAAAAGCCCTGGCCTACTGCTCTGAAAGTGAAATCACCGACAAGGCGGACCACGACTGGTTTAACCGCTTTATTTCCCTGGCGGAAGATGTCAGCAATAAAACCATGCAGGAGTTATGGGCGAAAATCCTCTCGGGAGAGATTTCCCAGCCCGGAACCTTTTCATTAAAGGCGCTGAAAATATTTCGTAATATGAGTATCAATGACGCCAAGCTGCTGGCCAAGGCCTGCTCGCTGGCGGTTAAAGATCAGGGCAAGAAAAACATCCGCATCATTTCCGGCAGCTACATACAACCCGGCCTGTTTAATTTTTTCGATAAGAACCGCGAGCAAAACCTCAATTTAAGCCACCACGGTTTAAGTTATGCCGACCTGTTGACCTTATCGGACAATAACTTGCTGTTTATTCAGGAAACCGAGTCCAGCTCTCTGGCCAAAGGAGAACAACTGCACTTCCTTTATAATGGCTCGCCGCTGGATTTAGTCGCCAAAGGGGCAAATACCGTGATCCGTTTTTATAAGTTCACACCTGTGGGGTCGGAACTGGCCTCTTTGATCGGCGATAATGCCGAGACTAACTATCTGAATGAATTAAAGCTCAAACTCGGGCATCATTTCCAGCTGTAG
- a CDS encoding phosphoadenylyl-sulfate reductase, whose translation MTKAAINNRFPASLPEPWLNQWNELLEQQSPMERVEWAMENLPGHFVLSSSFGIQSAVMLHMMTQIDPDIPVLVTDTGHLFPETYRFIDELTERFHLNLQVYSAKESASWQLAKYGKAWEQGSDALKKYNRLNKVEPLERGLSELNAGTWFSGVRRQQTEHRKNLSVVSILRGRFKVHPIIDWSNKDIHQYLTKHGLPYHPLWDQGYVSVGDVHSTRPLTLGMDESDTRFAGMQRECGLHTDGDGI comes from the coding sequence ATGACTAAAGCGGCGATTAATAACAGGTTTCCGGCATCCTTGCCGGAGCCCTGGTTAAACCAGTGGAATGAATTGCTGGAACAGCAGTCTCCTATGGAGCGGGTGGAGTGGGCGATGGAAAACTTGCCCGGCCATTTCGTGCTGTCCTCCAGTTTTGGTATCCAGTCGGCAGTGATGTTGCATATGATGACGCAAATCGACCCTGACATTCCGGTGCTGGTGACCGATACCGGACATTTGTTTCCGGAAACCTATCGTTTCATCGATGAGCTGACCGAGCGATTTCACTTAAACCTGCAGGTTTACAGCGCCAAAGAAAGTGCCTCCTGGCAGCTGGCCAAATATGGCAAGGCGTGGGAGCAGGGCAGCGATGCGCTGAAAAAATATAACCGTCTTAACAAGGTAGAACCGCTTGAGCGTGGTTTGTCCGAGTTAAATGCCGGTACCTGGTTTTCCGGGGTGCGCCGTCAGCAGACGGAACACAGGAAAAATTTGTCTGTGGTCAGTATCTTAAGGGGACGTTTTAAAGTACACCCGATCATTGACTGGAGTAATAAAGATATTCACCAGTACCTGACGAAACATGGCCTGCCTTATCATCCTTTATGGGATCAAGGCTATGTTTCCGTGGGGGATGTGCATAGCACCAGGCCGTTAACTTTAGGTATGGATGAAAGCGATACCCGCTTTGCCGGGATGCAGCGTGAATGTGGTCTGCATACAGACGGTGACGGTATTTAG
- a CDS encoding MFS transporter, which yields MKLTSRFNQPEHLLLAMAFIMPLVFSVWMVLLNNFVVEKAAFTGTEIGILQSLREIPGFLAFTVVYVLLFIKEQRLAIAALALTSLGVALTGYFPYAAGLYFTTVLMSVGFHYFETVNQSLTLQWIKKEKTAHFMGKMLSAKSAASLMAFSGVWLLMEHFTWSYQATYLLFGALALIFTCFIALSFKQFTPHTEQSKKLVLRKRYWLFYALTFFSGARRQIFVVFAGFLMVEKFHYSVAEISSLFLINYVFNWLFAAKIGKLIGKLGERKILKFEYIGLIVVFIAYGLVDNATVAAVLYVVDHLFFALAIAIKTYFQKIAAPEDIASTAGVSFSINHIAAVVIPALLGMLWVVNSSWVFYIGAGFAACSLLLSLLIPVAPKSGIELRYQEKRLAIR from the coding sequence ATGAAACTCACCAGCAGATTTAACCAGCCTGAACATTTACTCCTGGCAATGGCCTTTATTATGCCGCTGGTCTTTTCTGTGTGGATGGTATTGCTCAATAACTTTGTCGTGGAAAAAGCAGCCTTTACCGGTACCGAGATAGGCATATTGCAGAGCTTGCGGGAAATCCCCGGTTTTCTTGCTTTTACCGTGGTCTATGTTCTGCTTTTTATCAAAGAGCAACGCCTGGCCATCGCCGCCCTGGCCCTGACCAGCCTGGGGGTAGCCCTGACAGGTTACTTTCCTTATGCCGCCGGGTTGTATTTCACCACGGTATTGATGTCTGTTGGTTTCCACTATTTTGAAACCGTCAACCAATCCTTGACTTTACAGTGGATCAAAAAAGAGAAAACGGCGCATTTTATGGGGAAAATGTTATCGGCCAAATCCGCCGCCTCGTTAATGGCCTTTAGCGGTGTGTGGCTGCTGATGGAGCATTTCACCTGGTCCTATCAAGCCACCTATTTATTATTCGGTGCGCTGGCGCTTATTTTTACCTGCTTTATCGCCTTGTCTTTTAAACAATTTACACCCCATACCGAGCAAAGCAAAAAACTCGTTTTAAGAAAACGTTACTGGCTGTTCTACGCCTTAACTTTTTTCAGCGGCGCCCGCAGACAGATTTTTGTGGTCTTTGCCGGCTTTTTAATGGTTGAGAAATTTCATTACAGTGTTGCCGAAATCAGCAGCTTATTCCTGATAAACTATGTCTTTAACTGGCTCTTTGCCGCCAAGATAGGAAAACTTATCGGCAAGCTGGGAGAGCGTAAAATACTCAAATTTGAATATATAGGTTTGATTGTCGTTTTTATTGCCTATGGCCTGGTAGACAATGCCACGGTTGCTGCGGTGCTTTATGTGGTCGACCACTTATTTTTCGCCCTGGCCATCGCCATCAAGACCTATTTTCAGAAAATCGCCGCCCCCGAAGACATAGCTTCCACTGCCGGCGTCAGCTTCTCCATTAACCACATTGCCGCTGTCGTTATCCCGGCTTTACTGGGTATGTTATGGGTGGTCAACAGCTCCTGGGTATTCTATATCGGGGCCGGATTTGCCGCTTGCTCTTTACTGTTATCTTTGTTGATCCCCGTGGCGCCTAAATCCGGTATTGAGCTGCGTTACCAGGAAAAGCGGCTGGCAATCAGATAA